The following proteins are encoded in a genomic region of Spirosoma sp. SC4-14:
- a CDS encoding SulP family inorganic anion transporter → MQRVSLFRTLSQYNLNLFRQDLPAGLSVFLVALPLCLGIALASGAPLFSGLVAGVIGGIVIGMLSGSEVSVSGPAAGLAVIVADAIAKIGSYEAFIVAVMLAGAIQLILGLLKAGRFSSFFPDSVIKGMLVAIGIVIILKQIPHALGRDNDYEGEFEFEQLADGENTLSEIYRAIETASPGAVVISLVSLVFLIGWDRLVSHSTKAFFKSFPAALVVVFIGIALNEFFRVSMPDWYLGNTAHQHMVQIPTIAPGKSLFSIFDFPDFNALSNPQVYGIALTIALVASLETLLNLEASDRLDSARRVSSTNQELIAQGVGNMLSGMIGGLPVTSVVVRTSANVYGGAKTRMSAVFHGLLLAGAVFLGGPLLNLIPLSCLAAVLIMVGYKLSKPAIFIKIYHDGWNQFVPFIVTVLGIVFTDLLVGIALGTVVGILFVLYTNFQSTFRVARNGHKVLIEFEKDLYFLSKPQLKEALGALQPGDEVVIDGTKAPFIDHDIFNMLHDYRETAAVQGIGYELRNVVLNRRRRGQKHSHIRRVNVAG, encoded by the coding sequence ATGCAACGGGTTAGTCTATTTCGTACGCTCTCACAATATAACCTGAACCTGTTTCGTCAGGATTTGCCGGCGGGTTTATCGGTGTTTCTGGTAGCGCTTCCGCTTTGCCTGGGCATTGCGCTGGCATCGGGAGCCCCGCTTTTTTCGGGCCTGGTGGCTGGCGTCATTGGTGGTATTGTTATTGGTATGCTGTCTGGGTCAGAAGTGAGTGTTAGCGGTCCGGCAGCAGGTTTGGCCGTAATAGTGGCCGATGCTATTGCAAAAATAGGTTCCTACGAAGCATTTATCGTGGCCGTAATGCTGGCCGGTGCCATACAGTTAATACTGGGCCTGTTAAAAGCTGGTCGGTTCAGCAGCTTTTTCCCCGATAGTGTTATTAAAGGGATGCTGGTTGCTATCGGTATTGTTATTATACTGAAGCAGATTCCGCACGCACTAGGTCGCGATAACGACTACGAAGGCGAATTTGAGTTCGAACAACTGGCCGATGGTGAAAATACCCTTTCTGAAATTTATCGCGCCATCGAAACCGCCAGCCCCGGTGCTGTTGTGATAAGCCTGGTGTCTCTGGTTTTTCTCATTGGCTGGGATCGGCTGGTGAGCCATAGCACTAAGGCATTTTTTAAAAGTTTTCCGGCGGCTCTGGTCGTTGTATTTATTGGCATTGCCTTGAATGAGTTTTTTCGAGTATCCATGCCTGACTGGTATTTAGGAAATACGGCCCACCAGCACATGGTACAGATTCCGACAATTGCTCCCGGAAAAAGCCTGTTTTCGATTTTCGATTTTCCGGATTTCAATGCCCTCTCAAACCCACAGGTGTATGGCATTGCGCTCACAATTGCACTGGTTGCCAGCCTCGAAACGCTGCTGAACCTGGAAGCGTCCGACCGGCTCGATTCGGCCCGACGCGTATCATCTACCAATCAGGAACTGATTGCGCAGGGGGTGGGCAATATGCTGTCGGGAATGATTGGTGGATTGCCTGTTACATCGGTCGTTGTTCGCACATCGGCTAATGTGTATGGAGGAGCCAAAACGCGAATGTCGGCCGTATTTCATGGGTTGCTGCTGGCAGGGGCTGTATTTCTGGGTGGCCCTTTGCTGAATCTTATCCCGTTGTCGTGTCTGGCAGCGGTGCTGATTATGGTAGGCTACAAGTTGTCGAAGCCAGCCATCTTTATAAAAATTTACCACGATGGCTGGAATCAGTTTGTGCCATTTATTGTGACGGTTTTGGGGATTGTTTTTACCGATTTGCTGGTTGGTATTGCGCTGGGTACGGTGGTGGGTATTCTGTTTGTGTTGTACACGAATTTTCAATCGACATTTAGAGTAGCCCGCAATGGGCACAAAGTACTGATTGAATTTGAGAAGGACCTTTATTTTCTGAGTAAGCCACAACTTAAGGAAGCTCTTGGGGCGCTTCAGCCGGGCGACGAAGTAGTTATTGATGGAACAAAAGCCCCTTTTATCGATCATGATATTTTTAATATGCTACACGACTATCGCGAAACCGCTGCGGTGCAGGGCATCGGCTACGAACTGCGCAATGTGGTG
- a CDS encoding SAM-dependent methyltransferase — MDSLSSTEIQFIQNHLADDVRQLLLRAHPKNLDVRKLVAQIAARQKVRDKLPTWYANDTLLFPTSLSVEQASSEQTARYKASLVAGKLLFDLTGGMGVDTWAFSQRVDHVIYTEQQPELAELATHNLPLLGATNVAVYTGNGLDILANYPNTADWVYLDPHRRNEQGGKVVRLEECEPDVTQAGTLSVLQQKAQRILVKASPLLDIDSTVRQLTTVQTVHIVAVQGEVKEVLLAMEKQALQADEVLIKAVNLTATEPEFFQFLRREERMATVSLSDPQRYLYEPNAAVLKAGAFRLIATRFGLSKLAPNSHLYTSNRLVTGFPGRTFTVEHICKPDRKSLQLLLPARKANLTVRNFPQSVADLRKKLALQEGGDVYILATTLQNGDKRLIITQKTIH, encoded by the coding sequence TTGGATTCTCTTTCGTCTACCGAAATTCAGTTTATACAGAATCATCTTGCTGATGATGTTCGGCAGTTGCTTCTCCGAGCCCATCCTAAAAACCTGGACGTTCGAAAGCTGGTTGCCCAGATTGCCGCTCGTCAGAAAGTGCGGGATAAGCTACCCACCTGGTATGCAAACGATACCCTTCTGTTTCCAACAAGTTTATCGGTCGAACAGGCCTCGTCGGAACAAACAGCCCGGTATAAGGCCTCGCTGGTAGCAGGAAAGCTACTCTTCGATCTTACGGGTGGTATGGGAGTAGATACCTGGGCCTTTTCGCAACGGGTCGATCATGTCATTTACACAGAGCAACAACCCGAACTAGCAGAGTTGGCTACACACAACCTCCCCCTGCTTGGTGCTACAAACGTAGCTGTGTATACCGGCAATGGGCTCGACATACTGGCCAATTACCCCAACACGGCCGATTGGGTATATCTGGACCCGCATCGCCGTAATGAACAGGGGGGGAAGGTTGTCCGGCTGGAAGAGTGTGAACCCGATGTGACGCAGGCGGGCACTCTTTCGGTTTTACAACAGAAAGCTCAACGAATTTTAGTAAAAGCTTCTCCGTTACTTGATATAGATTCTACCGTCCGACAGTTAACAACGGTGCAAACTGTTCACATCGTTGCGGTACAGGGCGAAGTAAAAGAAGTGCTGCTAGCGATGGAGAAACAGGCATTACAAGCGGATGAGGTGTTGATTAAAGCGGTCAATCTGACGGCTACTGAACCTGAGTTTTTTCAATTTCTCCGACGCGAAGAGCGTATGGCCACCGTTTCGCTCAGCGATCCGCAGCGCTATCTATATGAGCCCAATGCGGCCGTCCTGAAAGCCGGAGCATTCCGGCTCATAGCCACTCGTTTTGGTTTGTCGAAACTGGCCCCCAACAGCCACCTGTATACAAGCAATAGGCTGGTTACGGGTTTTCCGGGGCGAACTTTTACCGTAGAACACATTTGCAAGCCCGACCGAAAAAGCCTCCAATTGCTGCTTCCGGCCAGAAAAGCGAACCTTACGGTGAGGAACTTTCCGCAATCGGTAGCCGATTTGAGGAAGAAACTAGCGCTACAGGAAGGG